Proteins from a genomic interval of Rhizobium etli CFN 42:
- a CDS encoding glutamine synthetase family protein: MGSDRMDGKADGDPRFEILIVGMNGELRGKQLPSGSESKVWAGEIRLPTSTQSLDIWGDDNDDITGLSLTIGDPDGMVVPDRRSLAPIPWAPQGSMQVLATMCEFDGSPSFMDPRAILASVVERYRLRGLTPVVATELEFYVMSGDWRETGRPSPPESLTYRGKPNGFQLYDMSAVGALDAYLQTLRAYAKAQGLPADATTAEFGPGQFEVNLMHRANALAAADDCLYLKRIAEQAARRHGLKSSCMAKPYSDHAGSGLHVHVSVVDEQGRNILDAKGGEPKLLKSVTAGLLDSMRAAQLVFAPFANSYRRFQPGSFAPVDLTWGSGHRGTAIRIPDKDGPAARIEHRVAGADANPYLLLAAILGGMLTGLDRDLDPGEETTPAYTPANTTRLTHDFLSAVEVFRTSPFVADIFGGRYQALYGDTKRKEALAHLRTVSDFDYRTYLPRL, encoded by the coding sequence ATGGGGAGCGACAGGATGGACGGCAAGGCCGATGGAGACCCGCGTTTCGAGATCCTGATCGTCGGCATGAATGGCGAGCTGCGCGGCAAGCAACTTCCTTCCGGCAGCGAAAGCAAGGTCTGGGCCGGTGAGATTCGCCTGCCGACCTCAACGCAATCGCTCGACATCTGGGGCGACGACAATGACGACATCACCGGTCTGTCGCTGACCATCGGTGATCCCGACGGCATGGTGGTTCCCGACCGACGCAGCCTCGCGCCGATCCCCTGGGCGCCGCAGGGCTCCATGCAGGTGCTGGCCACCATGTGCGAATTCGACGGCAGCCCGAGCTTCATGGATCCGCGCGCGATCCTTGCCTCGGTGGTCGAGCGCTACAGACTGCGCGGACTGACGCCTGTCGTCGCGACCGAGCTGGAATTCTACGTGATGTCGGGAGACTGGCGCGAGACCGGACGCCCTTCTCCGCCCGAAAGCCTCACTTATCGCGGCAAACCGAACGGTTTCCAGCTCTACGACATGAGCGCCGTTGGTGCGCTCGACGCCTATCTGCAGACGCTGAGGGCCTATGCGAAGGCGCAGGGCCTGCCGGCGGATGCGACAACAGCTGAATTCGGGCCCGGTCAGTTTGAGGTCAACCTCATGCATCGCGCCAATGCGCTGGCGGCGGCCGACGACTGCCTCTACTTGAAGCGCATCGCCGAACAGGCGGCGCGCCGCCACGGGCTGAAATCGTCCTGCATGGCAAAGCCTTATTCCGACCATGCCGGTTCCGGCCTGCATGTGCATGTAAGCGTCGTCGACGAACAAGGCCGCAACATCCTCGACGCCAAAGGCGGCGAGCCGAAGCTGCTGAAATCGGTTACGGCAGGCCTGCTCGACAGCATGCGCGCGGCGCAGTTGGTCTTCGCCCCCTTCGCCAATTCCTACCGGCGCTTCCAGCCGGGTTCCTTCGCGCCCGTCGATCTGACCTGGGGCAGCGGCCATCGCGGCACGGCGATCCGGATCCCCGACAAGGATGGACCGGCCGCACGCATCGAGCACCGCGTCGCCGGCGCCGACGCCAATCCCTATTTGCTGCTGGCGGCGATCCTCGGCGGCATGCTCACCGGCCTCGACCGCGACCTCGATCCCGGCGAGGAGACGACGCCCGCGTATACGCCCGCCAATACGACGCGGCTGACGCATGATTTCCTGAGCGCGGTCGAGGTCTTCCGCACCTCGCCCTTTGTCGCCGATATCTTCGGCGGCCGCTATCAGGCTCTCTACGGCGACACCAAGCGCAAGGAAGCGCTGGCGCATCTGCGCACGGTCTCCGATTTCGACTATCGTACCTATCTGCCACGGCTCTGA
- a CDS encoding glycosyltransferase family 39 protein produces MIKTGLRDVSWIFVLLAVYFTLQVGVRLATSHSLDLDEAEQVFRSQWLAAGYGPQPPFYNWLQYTVFQFAGVSLVALSVVKNLLLFSAYLLYGLTARLILRDKALVVIATLGLLTIPQMAFEMQRDLTHTVAVFFSASIFFYGFIRSLKQPNLASYLITGIGIGFGLLAKYNFAILPAAGLIAALADARLRPRIFDPRLAVTIIVVLVITLPHLFWLKDNLDFATARTLEKMTASGDAGYLMQVAMGVGSLTLAIISFAGLTMAVFAVVFGKGLRPALTAQSEWTRLIERMMLVFVVGILLLIVFGGAAGIKDRWLVPMLFILPLYFCLKIDAAGVVTDTAFRRFMAVVAVIMIGVPAALYGSVAAARFTGHYERLNRPYATMLESLRKQAEPAAILAGDSLLAGNVRQDIPGIPVLSVDYPGFHRDLTGRRPLLLVWLIPPKGGSEALPPDMAQWLQANLGASAPKTSVIDVPYFYGRGKDSYRFGYAWINPPG; encoded by the coding sequence ATGATCAAGACCGGTCTTCGCGACGTCAGCTGGATTTTCGTGCTGCTCGCCGTTTATTTCACGCTTCAGGTCGGAGTGCGGCTCGCAACCTCGCATTCGCTCGATCTCGACGAGGCCGAACAGGTCTTCCGCTCGCAATGGCTCGCCGCCGGTTACGGCCCGCAGCCGCCGTTCTACAACTGGCTGCAATATACCGTCTTCCAGTTTGCCGGTGTTTCGCTTGTCGCGCTTTCGGTGGTGAAGAACCTCCTGCTGTTCAGCGCCTATCTGCTGTACGGCCTGACCGCGCGTCTCATTTTGCGCGACAAGGCGCTGGTGGTGATCGCGACGCTCGGATTGCTGACGATCCCGCAAATGGCCTTCGAGATGCAGCGAGACCTGACGCACACAGTCGCGGTCTTCTTCTCGGCCAGCATCTTCTTCTACGGCTTCATCCGCAGTCTGAAACAGCCGAACCTTGCCTCCTATCTGATAACAGGTATCGGCATTGGTTTCGGCCTACTGGCCAAATATAATTTCGCCATCCTGCCGGCAGCAGGGCTGATTGCCGCGTTAGCGGATGCGCGCCTGCGGCCGCGGATCTTCGATCCACGACTGGCGGTGACCATTATCGTTGTCCTCGTCATCACCCTGCCGCATCTCTTCTGGCTGAAGGATAATCTCGACTTCGCCACCGCCCGCACCCTGGAAAAGATGACGGCCAGCGGCGACGCCGGTTATCTCATGCAGGTGGCCATGGGCGTCGGCTCGCTTACTCTCGCCATCATCAGCTTTGCCGGATTGACGATGGCGGTGTTTGCGGTCGTCTTCGGCAAGGGGCTTCGTCCGGCATTGACCGCTCAGTCGGAATGGACGCGGCTTATCGAGCGGATGATGCTCGTCTTCGTCGTCGGCATCCTGCTTTTGATCGTCTTCGGCGGTGCTGCCGGCATCAAGGATCGCTGGCTGGTGCCGATGCTCTTCATCCTGCCGCTCTATTTCTGCCTGAAGATCGACGCCGCGGGCGTCGTGACAGACACGGCGTTCCGGCGTTTCATGGCCGTCGTCGCCGTCATCATGATCGGCGTGCCGGCCGCCCTTTACGGCAGCGTCGCGGCGGCACGCTTCACCGGCCACTACGAGCGATTGAACAGGCCCTATGCCACAATGCTGGAAAGCTTGCGCAAACAGGCCGAACCGGCAGCCATCCTTGCCGGCGACAGCCTGCTTGCCGGCAATGTCAGGCAGGATATTCCCGGGATACCGGTCCTCTCCGTCGATTATCCCGGCTTCCATCGGGATCTGACCGGCCGCCGACCGCTTCTCCTCGTCTGGCTGATACCGCCGAAGGGAGGCAGCGAAGCGCTCCCGCCTGATATGGCGCAATGGCTCCAGGCCAATCTCGGCGCCTCCGCGCCTAAGACGTCGGTGATCGATGTGCCCTATTTCTATGGCCGCGGCAAGGACAGCTATCGTTTCGGCTATGCCTGGATTAATCCGCCGGGCTGA
- the mgtE gene encoding magnesium transporter, which translates to MNINRFPLRAGHAARAFINNSRGATIAERVDALNALSIQDAGRVLCGMPLDYAVNILDRPELRNAAQILALISAEDAARLLHGMSNDRVADVLLELDGETRARLFSSLDEPVRVAIQHLMGYPPRTAGGIMTTEFVSVPDSWTVAQTLDHVRQVERSRETVYAIYVLDEISHALMHVVTLRRLITGEPDASILTVAQKGAPVSADPLMKQEDVARLIRKHDLLALPVIDEHGQVLGIVTVDDVIDTMISDTTEAAQRFGGMEALGQPYMKIGFAGMIRKRAGWLAALFLGEMLTASAMQHFEGELEKAVVLTLFIPLIMSSGGNSGSQATSLIIRALALGELKLSDWWKVLFRELPTGIVLGAILGLVGFIRIIFWQSAGLYDYGPHWLMVAVTVFAALIGIVTFGSICGSMLPFVLQKLRLDPASASAPFVATLVDVTGLVIYFSVALLILSGTLL; encoded by the coding sequence ATGAATATCAATCGCTTCCCTCTTCGGGCAGGCCATGCCGCCCGTGCCTTCATCAACAACAGCCGTGGCGCCACGATCGCCGAACGCGTCGACGCGTTGAACGCACTCAGCATCCAGGACGCCGGACGGGTGCTGTGCGGCATGCCGCTCGACTATGCCGTCAACATTCTCGACCGGCCGGAGCTTCGCAACGCCGCACAGATCCTCGCGCTGATCAGCGCCGAGGACGCCGCACGGCTGCTGCACGGAATGTCCAACGACCGTGTCGCCGACGTGCTGCTGGAACTCGACGGCGAGACCCGCGCCCGGCTGTTCTCCAGCCTCGACGAGCCGGTGCGCGTCGCTATCCAGCACCTGATGGGCTATCCGCCGCGCACGGCCGGCGGCATCATGACGACGGAATTCGTCAGCGTGCCGGATAGCTGGACCGTTGCCCAGACGCTCGACCATGTGCGCCAGGTCGAACGTTCGCGCGAGACCGTCTACGCCATCTACGTGCTCGATGAGATCAGCCATGCGCTGATGCACGTGGTGACGCTGCGTCGCCTCATCACCGGCGAGCCGGATGCCTCCATCCTCACGGTCGCTCAGAAAGGCGCTCCGGTTTCGGCCGATCCGCTGATGAAACAGGAGGACGTGGCCCGGCTGATCCGTAAGCATGATCTGCTCGCCTTGCCCGTCATCGACGAACATGGGCAGGTGCTCGGCATCGTCACGGTCGACGACGTGATCGACACGATGATATCGGACACCACGGAAGCGGCCCAGAGGTTCGGCGGCATGGAGGCGCTCGGCCAGCCCTATATGAAGATCGGCTTCGCCGGCATGATCCGCAAGCGCGCCGGCTGGCTCGCCGCCCTGTTCCTCGGCGAGATGCTGACGGCAAGCGCCATGCAGCATTTCGAAGGCGAGCTGGAAAAGGCCGTGGTGCTGACGCTGTTCATCCCGTTGATCATGAGCTCCGGCGGCAATTCCGGTTCGCAGGCAACCTCGCTGATCATCCGGGCCTTGGCGCTCGGCGAACTGAAGCTTTCGGACTGGTGGAAGGTGCTCTTCCGCGAACTGCCGACCGGCATCGTGCTCGGCGCGATCCTCGGCCTTGTCGGCTTCATCCGCATCATCTTCTGGCAGTCGGCCGGGCTCTACGATTACGGCCCGCACTGGCTGATGGTCGCCGTCACGGTGTTTGCCGCGCTGATCGGAATCGTCACCTTCGGCTCGATCTGCGGCTCGATGCTGCCGTTCGTGCTGCAGAAGCTCCGGCTCGACCCGGCCAGCGCCTCGGCCCCCTTCGTCGCCACGCTGGTCGACGTCACCGGCCTCGTCATCTACTTCTCGGTGGCGCTGCTGATCCTCAGCGGGACCCTGCTGTAG
- a CDS encoding DMT family transporter — protein MSTIAFSNDKSPSQALGYAAGSITVLIWATWFLATRHSAATSLGSIDIGLIRFGIPALALSPVWLRIGLLPKGVPLYLLAIMVAGCGAIFFLVTTLAIHSTPAASSGILLGGSMPLATALIGILLFRERPDATRIAGLAAIVGGVLILLARSLADASLPWTSFVMLPAGAMLWASYTHAFRRSGLTAIQASALIAAWSFVIMAVLALVFGISLPQAPLAEIGLQVLSQGILSGLVAMVAYGTAVRILGGTQAAAFTALTPVLATLGGGLLLGETIGLAEISAAVVTGIGVALSTGIAARR, from the coding sequence ATGAGCACGATCGCATTTTCAAACGACAAATCACCTTCGCAGGCGCTCGGTTATGCCGCCGGCAGCATCACCGTCTTGATCTGGGCGACCTGGTTTCTGGCGACCCGCCACAGCGCGGCGACGTCGCTCGGCTCTATCGATATCGGCCTCATCCGCTTCGGTATTCCGGCGCTCGCGCTTTCGCCCGTCTGGCTTCGCATCGGTCTGCTGCCGAAGGGCGTGCCGCTCTATCTGCTGGCGATCATGGTCGCGGGCTGCGGCGCGATCTTCTTTCTGGTGACGACGCTGGCCATCCACTCCACACCGGCGGCCTCCTCCGGCATCCTGCTCGGCGGCTCCATGCCGCTTGCCACCGCACTGATCGGCATTCTCTTGTTTCGCGAGCGGCCGGATGCGACGCGCATTGCCGGGCTGGCGGCGATCGTCGGCGGCGTCCTGATCCTGCTTGCCCGCAGCCTTGCCGACGCCTCCCTGCCCTGGACAAGCTTTGTCATGCTGCCGGCCGGCGCCATGCTCTGGGCAAGCTACACCCATGCCTTTCGCCGGTCGGGTCTGACGGCCATTCAGGCCAGCGCGCTGATTGCCGCCTGGTCTTTCGTGATCATGGCGGTGCTCGCACTCGTCTTCGGCATCTCGCTACCGCAGGCCCCGCTTGCCGAAATCGGCCTGCAGGTTTTGAGCCAGGGCATTCTGTCAGGCCTCGTCGCCATGGTCGCATATGGCACGGCGGTCCGCATCCTCGGCGGAACACAGGCCGCCGCCTTTACGGCTTTGACGCCTGTTCTTGCGACCCTCGGCGGCGGTCTCCTGCTCGGTGAAACGATCGGACTTGCCGAAATCAGTGCCGCGGTGGTCACCGGCATCGGTGTCGCACTTTCAACCGGTATCGCCGCGCGACGCTGA
- a CDS encoding aspartate aminotransferase family protein, which yields MPDTYPPSNLAAIDAAHHLHPFADMKKLNADGVRIIQRGEGVYVFDDHGRKYLDGFAGLWCVNIGYGRREIAEAVARQMNELPYYNTFFGTTSTPATLLAQKVTSHAGERFNHIFLTSSGSEANDTWFRMARVYWSAVGKPSKKIVIARKNGYHGSTVAGASLGGMKFMHEQGDLPIPGIVHIGQPYWYGEGGDLSPAEFGLKVARELEAKIDELGEENVAAFVAEPVQGAAGVIIPPETYWPEIYRICKARNILLVTDEVICGFGRLGAWFGHQHFGVEPDLAPIAKGLSSGYLPIGGVLVSDKIADVLITEVGEFNHGFTYSGHPVCAAAALENLRIIEEEKLVERVRDNIGPYFGKAWAALAEHDLVGEAVSIGLMGGLQLTADKSTRSRYEKPDQVGALVRNHALANGLVLRATGDRMLASPPLVISHAEVDEMARIARRALDAAWKELKS from the coding sequence ATGCCCGACACTTACCCGCCCTCGAACCTTGCCGCGATCGACGCAGCCCATCATCTCCACCCCTTCGCCGACATGAAGAAGCTGAATGCCGATGGCGTCCGCATCATCCAGCGCGGCGAGGGCGTTTACGTCTTCGATGATCACGGCAGGAAATATCTCGACGGCTTCGCCGGTCTCTGGTGCGTCAATATCGGTTATGGTCGCAGGGAGATCGCTGAGGCCGTCGCAAGGCAGATGAATGAGCTGCCCTATTACAACACCTTCTTCGGCACGACCTCGACGCCGGCGACGCTGCTGGCGCAGAAGGTTACTTCCCATGCCGGCGAACGGTTCAACCATATCTTCTTAACCAGCTCCGGTTCGGAAGCGAACGACACCTGGTTCCGCATGGCCCGCGTCTATTGGAGCGCCGTCGGCAAGCCGTCGAAGAAGATCGTGATCGCGAGGAAGAACGGCTATCACGGCTCGACAGTTGCCGGCGCCAGCCTCGGCGGCATGAAATTTATGCACGAGCAGGGCGACCTGCCGATCCCAGGAATCGTCCATATCGGCCAGCCCTATTGGTATGGCGAGGGCGGCGATCTCTCACCCGCCGAATTCGGTCTCAAGGTTGCCCGAGAGCTGGAGGCGAAGATCGATGAACTCGGCGAGGAGAACGTCGCGGCCTTCGTCGCCGAGCCGGTGCAGGGGGCGGCCGGCGTCATCATCCCGCCCGAGACCTATTGGCCGGAGATCTACCGGATCTGCAAGGCACGTAACATCCTGCTGGTAACCGACGAGGTGATCTGCGGTTTCGGCCGGTTGGGCGCCTGGTTCGGTCATCAGCATTTCGGCGTCGAGCCGGATCTGGCGCCGATCGCCAAGGGTCTCTCCTCCGGTTACCTGCCTATCGGCGGCGTGCTCGTCAGTGACAAGATTGCCGACGTGCTGATCACCGAGGTCGGCGAGTTCAACCACGGCTTCACCTATTCCGGCCACCCGGTCTGCGCCGCCGCCGCGCTCGAAAACCTGCGCATCATCGAGGAGGAAAAGCTGGTCGAGCGCGTGCGCGACAATATCGGCCCCTATTTCGGCAAGGCCTGGGCAGCACTCGCCGAACACGATCTCGTCGGCGAGGCGGTCAGTATCGGCCTGATGGGCGGCCTGCAGCTTACTGCCGACAAGAGCACGCGCAGCCGTTATGAAAAGCCCGATCAGGTCGGTGCGCTGGTGCGCAACCACGCACTGGCGAACGGCCTCGTGCTGCGCGCCACCGGCGACCGAATGCTCGCTTCGCCACCGCTCGTCATCAGCCATGCTGAGGTAGACGAGATGGCAAGGATTGCCAGGCGGGCGCTGGATGCGGCCTGGAAGGAGCTTAAATCCTGA
- a CDS encoding MFS transporter translates to MSEIAISDSIATRPDDELPSATTVALVQLALACGGFGIGTGEFAIMGLLPNVADTFSVTTPQAGYVISAYALGVVVGAPVIAVLAAKMARRTLLLTLMLVFAIGNILSAVAPTFESFTVLRFITGLPHGAYFGVAALVAASMVPVHRRARAVGRVMLGLTVATLLGTPLTTFFGQSLDWQVAFLSVGVVGLLTVVLIWVYLPKDRVSEEASFSRELGAFRRPQVWLTLGIAAVGYGGMFAMFSYIASTTTEVAMLSETAVPIMLVLFGVGMNAGNFIGSWLADKSLLGTVGGSLVYNIVVLTTFSLTAANPYMLGLSVFLVGCGFAAGPALQTRLMDVAADAQTLAAASNHSAFNIANAIGAWLGGLVIAWGYGFAATGYVGAALSFLGLFVFAASARLERRSTQVA, encoded by the coding sequence ATGAGTGAGATCGCCATCAGTGATTCCATTGCAACCCGGCCGGATGACGAGCTGCCATCGGCAACGACCGTGGCTTTGGTTCAACTGGCGCTCGCTTGCGGCGGCTTCGGCATCGGCACCGGCGAATTCGCAATCATGGGGCTGCTGCCCAATGTCGCCGATACCTTCTCGGTGACGACGCCGCAGGCGGGATACGTCATCAGCGCCTATGCGCTCGGCGTCGTCGTCGGGGCGCCCGTCATCGCCGTGCTAGCCGCGAAGATGGCCCGCCGCACGCTGCTTCTGACGCTGATGCTGGTCTTTGCCATCGGCAACATACTCAGCGCGGTGGCGCCGACCTTCGAGAGCTTCACCGTGCTGCGTTTCATCACCGGCCTGCCGCATGGCGCCTATTTCGGTGTCGCCGCGCTTGTGGCCGCCTCGATGGTGCCGGTTCATCGGCGGGCACGCGCTGTCGGACGCGTCATGCTCGGACTGACTGTCGCAACTCTCCTCGGCACGCCGCTGACGACATTTTTCGGCCAATCGCTCGACTGGCAGGTGGCGTTCCTGTCGGTCGGCGTCGTCGGCTTGCTGACAGTGGTCTTGATCTGGGTCTACTTGCCAAAGGACAGGGTTTCCGAGGAGGCGAGTTTCTCACGCGAACTCGGCGCGTTCCGCCGACCGCAGGTCTGGCTGACGCTCGGCATCGCCGCCGTCGGCTATGGCGGCATGTTCGCCATGTTCAGCTATATCGCCTCGACGACAACCGAGGTGGCGATGTTGTCGGAAACGGCCGTTCCGATCATGCTGGTGCTCTTCGGCGTCGGCATGAATGCCGGCAATTTCATCGGCTCGTGGCTCGCCGACAAGTCGCTGCTCGGCACGGTCGGCGGCTCGCTCGTCTATAATATCGTCGTGCTGACCACCTTCTCGCTGACCGCCGCCAACCCCTATATGCTCGGCCTATCGGTCTTCCTCGTCGGCTGCGGTTTTGCCGCCGGGCCGGCGCTGCAGACGCGGCTGATGGATGTCGCTGCCGATGCGCAGACGCTGGCCGCCGCTTCCAACCATTCCGCCTTCAACATCGCCAATGCGATCGGCGCCTGGCTCGGCGGCCTTGTCATCGCCTGGGGTTACGGTTTTGCGGCAACCGGCTATGTCGGCGCAGCATTGTCCTTCCTCGGCCTGTTCGTATTCGCCGCCTCCGCCCGCCTGGAGCGTCGCAGCACGCAGGTGGCGTAG
- a CDS encoding diacylglycerol/lipid kinase family protein, with protein MKLVGFFNRDGGTFKTTDMLAYEKRAEAAFRDAGHDFEAIVFSGKEIIPAMERAAKRDDIDGIVAGGGDGTISAAASIAWKNGIALGVVPAGTMNLFARSLRVPLDIWQALDVLASGEIDNVDIASANGRPFIHQFSAGLHARMVRYRNAYSYRSRLGKIRASTKAALGVIFNPPEFEVEFEAAGRRERRRVSAVSVSNNPFGENALLYADNLRSGELGFYTANPLKPLGVARLAIDMLRGKVRENADVMVMHPAEVRLHFPKLRSKANCVMDGELLPLERNVLIRLHPGELKVLVKQGLAAQVNADERREPAA; from the coding sequence ATGAAGCTTGTAGGTTTTTTCAATCGCGACGGCGGTACCTTCAAGACCACCGATATGCTGGCCTACGAGAAGAGGGCGGAAGCAGCTTTCCGCGACGCCGGACACGATTTCGAGGCAATCGTTTTCTCCGGCAAGGAAATCATTCCCGCTATGGAACGGGCGGCCAAACGCGACGATATCGACGGCATCGTCGCTGGCGGCGGCGACGGCACGATTTCGGCAGCGGCCTCCATCGCCTGGAAAAACGGCATCGCGCTCGGCGTCGTCCCGGCCGGCACCATGAACCTCTTTGCCCGCTCGCTACGCGTGCCGCTCGACATCTGGCAGGCGCTCGACGTGCTTGCATCAGGCGAGATCGACAATGTCGATATCGCCAGCGCCAACGGCCGCCCCTTCATTCACCAGTTTTCCGCCGGCCTGCATGCCCGCATGGTGCGCTACCGCAACGCCTACAGCTATCGCTCACGGCTGGGCAAGATCAGAGCGAGCACAAAGGCGGCGCTTGGTGTGATCTTCAACCCGCCCGAGTTCGAGGTCGAGTTCGAAGCGGCCGGCAGGCGCGAGCGCCGCAGGGTCTCGGCGGTCTCGGTTTCCAACAATCCCTTCGGCGAAAATGCGCTGCTTTATGCCGATAATCTGAGAAGCGGCGAACTCGGCTTCTATACTGCAAATCCGCTGAAACCACTCGGTGTCGCCCGCCTCGCCATCGATATGCTACGCGGCAAGGTGCGCGAGAATGCCGATGTCATGGTGATGCATCCGGCCGAAGTGCGCCTGCATTTCCCGAAGCTGCGCTCCAAGGCCAATTGCGTCATGGACGGCGAGCTGCTGCCGCTCGAACGCAATGTCTTGATCCGGCTGCACCCGGGTGAACTGAAGGTTCTCGTCAAGCAGGGCCTTGCCGCCCAGGTCAATGCGGACGAACGCCGCGAACCCGCGGCGTAA
- a CDS encoding Lrp/AsnC family transcriptional regulator, which yields MLYAIFCQIMPKGFTKVPNLDKFDIAILKCLQEDARATNVEIAEKVNLSPSPCLRRIRNLERSGIIRGYTADIDRKEVGLGLTVFVEFKVVHHSRENSEAQQKALLAIPEIVSCFLISGTADFLAEVVVEDLAAYERLLTDTLLTLPNVSDIRSNFAIRSIKTHGPLKLPEGR from the coding sequence GTGCTATACGCAATCTTCTGCCAAATCATGCCCAAGGGTTTCACGAAAGTGCCAAATCTCGATAAATTCGATATTGCTATCCTGAAATGCCTGCAGGAAGATGCGCGGGCCACCAACGTCGAGATCGCCGAGAAGGTGAACCTTTCGCCGTCGCCCTGCCTGCGTCGCATCCGTAATCTCGAACGCTCCGGCATCATCCGCGGCTACACCGCGGATATCGATCGCAAGGAGGTCGGTCTCGGCCTGACGGTCTTCGTCGAATTCAAGGTGGTGCATCACAGCCGCGAAAATTCCGAGGCGCAGCAGAAGGCATTGCTCGCCATCCCCGAAATCGTCTCCTGTTTCCTGATTTCGGGAACAGCCGATTTCCTGGCTGAAGTGGTCGTGGAAGATCTCGCCGCCTATGAACGGCTTCTGACGGACACGCTGCTGACCTTGCCGAACGTCAGCGACATCCGCTCGAACTTCGCCATCCGCAGCATCAAGACGCATGGGCCGTTGAAACTGCCCGAGGGAAGATAA
- a CDS encoding L,D-transpeptidase, protein MTISRRGFLIALPLFVAGCSSTGLNSQTNYAALPDEKFPLKQVPIDKIKPELRRQEVAYESAHAPGTIVIDTPARRAYYVLGGNRAMRYGVGVGREGLAFAGNAYIGRKAEWPSWTPTENMQRREERYRRLAGGMPGGPNNPLGARAMYLYRGGSDTHFRIHGTNQPESIGLAMSSGCIRMMNHDVIDLYERVEVGARVVVVQA, encoded by the coding sequence ATGACGATCTCCCGCCGGGGTTTTCTGATCGCTCTGCCTCTCTTTGTCGCCGGCTGCTCCTCGACCGGCCTCAACAGCCAGACGAATTATGCAGCACTTCCGGACGAAAAGTTTCCGCTGAAGCAGGTGCCGATCGACAAGATCAAGCCGGAGCTGCGCCGCCAGGAAGTGGCCTATGAAAGCGCGCATGCGCCGGGCACGATCGTCATCGACACGCCGGCGCGTCGCGCCTACTACGTCCTCGGTGGCAACAGGGCGATGCGATACGGCGTCGGTGTCGGCCGCGAGGGGCTGGCATTTGCCGGCAATGCCTATATCGGACGCAAGGCCGAGTGGCCGAGCTGGACGCCGACGGAAAACATGCAGCGCCGCGAGGAACGCTATCGCAGGCTTGCCGGCGGCATGCCGGGCGGCCCGAACAACCCGCTCGGCGCGCGCGCCATGTATCTCTATCGCGGCGGCAGCGACACGCATTTCCGCATCCACGGTACCAATCAGCCGGAATCGATCGGCCTTGCCATGTCGAGCGGCTGTATCCGCATGATGAACCACGATGTGATCGATCTCTATGAGCGCGTCGAGGTCGGTGCCCGGGTCGTCGTCGTCCAGGCCTGA